ATCAGTCACTGGGTAGATAtggtcacttgccaagctttgtaacccctactacaatcagtctgaagaagtatcccaacccaaaacgatgcctatccatgttctccggagatactgcctgacctgctgacttattccagcacttcctgttttttttttgtaaacctgccttTGCAGTTCTTAATGTTTACATTCTATACCTTATGCCCCGACCAATGGAGGCaaacatgccaaatgcctttGCCAGGAGGCTGGTATCATGTCAGACATGGGATCAAGTGGGATTTCCCACATTTGTCTTAGAACGGGGCTggaaatacaaggaattgcacatgctggaatcttgagcaaaacacgaagtgctggagcaagTAACTCCGcaagtcagacagtatctctggaggatatggataggcaatgttttgggtcaggacctttcttcagattgggatTAATTGGATTGTTCCCATGCAAGATCTGCCACAGACTCGATGGGTTAAACGGTCTCCTTTCTGACACATTGCtccataattttttttaaggCGAAAAGGGGCAAACGAGGTTCTTGTTTGTCTTTGAAATTTGCAGATAGATTTTGTTCCCTTTTCACCGTCCTGCCTGTCAGTCAGGGGGGGAGCTTCCCTTGATCATCCATGTGTTACCACACTCGCTGCACAGAGATCAGCACTTCCTggggcaagaaactgcagatgcaggaaatctaaaatgaaagcatacaatgcaggaaaaaaatgcagcgtcggtgaagagagaaacagaagtTTTGACTCAGGGCGATTTTTCCAGGCCATGCAGTTGCTGTTGATTGTGGTTTCAAACTTACAAATAACATCTTTCCTCTCACATTTTCACTTGACCGCCTCAAGTTTCCACCATCTATGCTCAGCACTATTTTAAACGCTACCATTACAAAGAGCAGGCGATTGTTGTTAATTCAGGCTACTGGTTTTTATTGGCTACCCAACGAAGGCAGTCAGAGAGCCTCGGCACACTATCCAGGTCTGGGCTGCACACAAATCCATCAATGACACTTGTGCTGATAGGTCAAAGAATTTGTTTTTATCTAAAAGCTTAGGCAACAGATGTTCCTAATGGACAAATAAATTCCGAATCAGAAAACtcgctcagtcacagggagaacatgcaaactccacacaggcagcagccaaggtcaggaatgaacctgcgACTCTGGtgctacgaggcagcagctctaccggatgCGCCTCTGTGCCAGCTTTAATATTTTAACCCAGGACTGCTAGGGGTAGTGAGCACCAACTTTGTCCCAGCTAAGGCCACCTAATTGAGCATCTTACCCTGAAGTAGGCTGTGCAGCTTCCTAATGAAACACTATGGCCTTTTCATCCTGAGAGCTTCTGCAAAGTTTTGGAAAAGCAtaacaatgcagatgctggaaacctgaaattaaaCTGGTAGATGTCCAACACaacgactgcagatgttggaatcgagcaaaatacaaagtactgcaagaactcagcgggccaggcagcatccgaggagaAAATggaccaacctctgactaaagatcctgacccaaaatgatgCTTAtccgtttcctccacagatgttgcctgacctactgagttcctccaacactttgtattttgccgGCAGATAGTCagtatcatacagcgtggaaacaggccctttggcccaacttgcccacactgacctacatgtcccatgtacactagtcccacctgcccacatttgacctaTATCTCTccatgtcttatccatgtacctgtccaattgtttcttaaacgttgctggCCTATGctcagcagctcagacagcatcagtggagaaagaaaCGGAGTTACTGTTTCTAGCTAATTATCTCTCTGGCTTCTAAACAGGAACTCTCCAATAATTCTGCCTAACTGGCCGGGCATTCCTGGCATTTACTGCTTTTATTAGAAAAGGACGGTCTTTTAATTTTAATCTGCCGCTTTGTTCTTTTTCCTGTTTTAATAGACCTTGGACACACCTGTGGACATCAACAATGGCCGTTTGGTTggtcctatggcagcttgttcttgCAAACATGTGCCTATGTGCACCAATGACCCCCAATGTTCCAGATGTAAGAACACCGAGTTCTGCTGAAGCATCTGGCAGTTATGAATCTGCAGTCACAAGCACTGAAGAACCATTTTCCACCGTGAGAAGCTCAGATATCGACACCACGGATGCTGCCTTGACCTCAACCCTTGCTGTTACTGCCTCTAAGTCGGCCCACATTGGCACTGTTGTAAAGGAGTTTATCATGCAGTACCTGACCTTCATCATCATTGCCGCAGTTGCTCTGGTCCTACTGCTTGTCCTCGTGTGCACCGTGATATTTACGAGGCTAAGCAAGGGTTCAGCCTACTACCCGTCCTCTTACCCTACTAAAAAGTACGTGGACAAGCAGGACAAAAGGGGTTCCGGCAAAAACTTTGAGGAGGTCGCCGGGACGGTCGGTGAAGAGCCCAAGGAGGATATGGTCAACACCTCGGAGCAGCTGCAATCTGACATTCTCTCGGCCTCCCACAACCTCAAGAAGAAGGGGCCATCCAAGGGAAATGAGAAGAAAGCGGGGAAGGGAGAGAGCCCGCAGGAAGCAGGCAAGGAGGGAGGGAACAGTACGGCCCCAGACTCAGCAACTAATGCGGAAGGCCCATTGACTGGCGGCATGGAGAGCAACTCTGCCAAAGCACCCGAAGGAGACCggcaggaggaagaggaggaacagCCGACGGGGAAGGAAGAGCAGAAGGGAGACGGCCAGGCAGTGGGGAAAGGAAAGAGGGAAAATGAAGAGGTGGGCAAGGATAAGATGGAGATGGAAACTGGAGCAGTCCCAGGCACTATCTCAATAGAGCCATCTAGCAGTGAGATGAGGGACAAGTTCCCCCAGGCCCCTGGAGAACAACTTGTTGCAGGCACAGACCAGTCAAACACCTTAGACGGAGCTGCAGGCCAGGAATTGAACAAAGTTAAGTACGCCCAACTGACTTTATATGACGCATCGAGTGTGGCTGAGCCATCTGCCGATTATTCCAAGGACCTGGAGGGTACCCCACTCATCTCCAAGTCCAATGGTGCGCCCAATGACAACAGAGCTTTTTAAACGGCCAACGCAAGCCAAAACCTCCCTTGGCTTGATGTGAGGATTACTTGAATATTGACCGGAGAATTTGCTCAGCAATACACCAATGCCACTCATTTTCAACCAAatgctttaaaacaaaaacatattTTGCAAGATTAGGATATGCAAAAGAAAcattttcagttaaaaaaaaactgaGGGAAAAAAAGGGTTTTATAGATTCTCTTAATACAAGGAAAAATGTCATCCCAACCTGTAacattgatttattgattttaaTTCCCTCCATTTCAAGGGGAAATATCAACCTGGAAATGGGAAGAAGTTTAAAAATGCaaccatcccagagtgcttaGATTTACTCTTCATTTAATCGTTTTGAACATTTACAGACATCATCAAAGGTTAaagtgtcaaaagttatggggagcaggcaggagaatggggttgagagggaaaggtaaatcagccacgattgaatggcggagtagactcgatgggccgaatggcctaattctgctccaatgaattATGAACTTCTGAATTTATCATCAAAGGTACTGATTTAAATTGGAAGGATATTCAATCAAGTCAACCCCAAATCAAAGCTCCAACATCTGATTTGTTAGTTTAAACTTTATAATGTTTCAGTCGTGCTTCCAGCCTGCCCCCTATTATCAGCGACTAAATCCCACCCATCCACCTGGATATTTGAGGCTCACCCATGTACATGAAGCCAACTTTGTATCCTTGCCTTTGGGCTTCCTGAAGCCCCATGTGGGCTCAGGGATAAAGCATGGCAAGATGATGGCTCCCAGCATATCTTCCCGCAAAAACTGCAATGTAATTTTCTCTCCCAAATATTATCACATCAGGTTAAGGGTACAGTCCCCCTTCATGAGCCTTCTGAAGGAGCCATATGCTGTAAAAGCAACTAAGTAATATCATCTTTCAATAATCTTTCGAGAATTGCTGGATGTTTTGACCCTTGCATTGGCGGCACCCAAAAATTAAAGTGCTTGTTTTTGTGAGGAATCATCTGTCGTAACATTGGATGATCCAATCGTAACACGTGTGCCCATTGAAAGCAGAAGCTCAATGCAAAGAAACCTTTTAAAAAAGTAATTATTATTAACATGGATTGTTCAGGCAGGATCTGAACAAAGTTAAGCATGCAGTGATTTTAACTGGGGTATATAGCCCCTTGAAGGAGACTTAAAGCTTGTTAAACTAAATTGCAATAGCCAGTCATGTATCTTGAGCATAAATTGTTCATTTGGGCACAACTTCAGCAGTGAGCCCTACTTTGCTTGTATCATTTTTTTTTAGTAAAACTAGACACCATTATGCTTTGGAATTAACTGGTATCCAAAAAGCTGGGTTCCTTATATACATTACCGATGTAGAGCATGAGACACAGGGTGTTTCAGTCGTAGGGTGGACTCAGTTCCAGTAtattagacagacacaaagtgctggagtaactcaacgggtcaggcagcatccctggagaaaagggatgggtgacatttgggactcttcttcagactgaacgtaatGGGTGGGGAGATGAAGAGGTgggggcgagaaaagaccagggctGGTCACAAATGACTTCAGGCAGAGTGGTGCCTTGATAAGCCCATGttagctagggaaggtgtgatctcaagagggatacaatgtggagaactgtagaactggttaaacaactagggtggaggaaggggaaaaggggagaggggagggaagtgtaGGTTACTTAcaggaagttacttaaaattagatatttcagcgttcataccactgggttgtaatatgagatgctgttcctccaatttgcgtgtggccgaactctggcaatggaggaggcccagggtagAAAATTtagtatgggaaagggaaggggagttgaaatgattagcaactgggaTATCAGGTAGGCCTTGTGGTGGGGTGACAGGCTTAATCCTGGAAAATGCCATAGGGAACACTGACCAAGCAAGATGTAAACCTTTAGACATAAAGTTTGGAATATTTACCAGCACCATCCAATTCATGTACagcaaatccattttaaaattacatttatgGAAGACCTACAATGTATTCCAAGCTTCCGGGACACAGTGTCCTCCAGTCCCACAAGAAGATCTAAACAGTTGGCTCTTTGAGGAAGAATGGCATCTGTGGTCAAGATTGCCTGGGTAGGGGCCTTTTCTTGCTTCCCTCACTCCCCAGTGTTTGGGTGCTTGACCTCCCCAGAGCAACACATGCTGGGGAATTTGTAGTGGGGGAGgaacagaggggggggggtgaaagagacACTGGTAACGTTGGAAATGTTGACGCCCACAACAGATCAAGCAGGTTAGAGTCGAGGTGTGAGTTAGCCACTATAAATGGCAAGGTTGTGCAGATGATGGTTCATACTGAAGGtcgacaccaaacgctggagtaactcagcgggtcaggcagcatctttagagaaaaggaataggcgatgttttgggttggaacccttcttcagagtctgacccgaaatgtcaccagccatgttctcctgagatgctgcctgacccgctgagttactccagaattttgtgtctacctatggatGGTAGGGCTTTAGGGCAGACTCTCAATCCCTGCCTCTACCATTCTTGAGGAAGCTTATGCCAACAAATGGCACATTTTGCCCAGGTTTTATTGACTGCAAGTGCATAAGCCAAGTGCATTTTAATCCAGCACATGCCTTTTTCCACTTTGACCGCCCAATGCCATCCTTCTCCTCCCAGTGAGGCCCATTCTGCAAAGGCTCTCTGAACTGAGTGACATTACTTGGAATAAactggtgggtggtggggagatTTTTTGCGGTGGGGGGGGTGCTCATAGTGGCTGTGCTTTGGCGATCcagccccacacccctcacccgaCCCTTGAGTTCTTCCCCTAGTCCACGGTGCTTTGTGTGGCCATGGCAATGAATTTTGGTGcaatgctttgtttagtttagagatacagcgcaaaaaaaaacaggcccttcagcccaccgagcgatccctgtactctagcactatcctacacactatggacaatttacaattttgttttaccGAAGtctatcaacctacaaacctgtacatctttggaatgtgggtggaaagtggagcacccggagaaacccacgtggccacggggaggacgtacaaactccgtatggacaagcacccgtagtcaagatggatgccgggtctctggcatggtaaggcggcaactctatcgctgcaccaccttgccacccctGTGACTCTGCACACACCTTCTGAGAATGTCCATTTTCACAGAGACACCTCCACCGCCCTGCACTGAAGAACTCTTACAACACCCAGAGCGGGCCAACGTCAACCTTTCTGATTCATGTTTTTCCTGTTCAGTCCTAAGATCGCTGTAGTGCAACTTAACGCTGGCAATATACAATAATAAATCATTTTTAATAAAGCAATGCATTTCCTATGTTTTACGTACGTATTTTTCAACCCTGCTGTGTTTCATTCCAAGCCACTTCTCTCACACACTAGGAGGACCTTCCTCCTGTACAGGTCCACTGTGAGAGAGAGGCCAGTATCCTACGCTAGATAGCAAGGCCAACTGACAGCACCCTCTCCAACCCCAGTAGCCTAACTGAGATCACCACAACAGCACAAAGCCCACGATTGAATTCACGGTGATCCCAACAGGTATCTTTTCTTTACACTTAGTCATCAGGGGAACCAAAAGgccataagacaaaggagcagaatgaagtcattcggtccatcgagtctgcaccatctgatcacgactgatctatttttccctctcaaccccattctcctgccttctccccatacatttGATGCCTTTAATAATGAACAACCTATCAATCTaccctttaaaaatgcccaatgacttggactccacaactatctgtgacaataaattccacagattcaccaccctctggctaaaataattccattgtaaatgtacgtccttttattctgaggctgttccctctggtaCTAGACTATAACAcgactggaaacatcttctccacatccactctatctaagcctttcattattcagtaggtttcagagatttccccctcatccttctaaactccagcaagtacaggcccacagccctcaaacgcttatcatatgttaacccaatcatcccctggattattctcgtaaacatGCTCTGAGCCTTCTCCAacatcagcacatccttcctcagatatggggcccaaaactgctccacGAAAAGGAAGCCAAACCCTTCTTCGGTTCCAGGTAGCCCCGATGGTGCAATGGGACCGTCTCCTGGTGGTGACGTGAGCCTCGCGACCCTTCCATGGTCCTGGGTCATTGGTGCTCACGCCAATGTGTGAgtgtttcatttattttaatcaaCGAGGCAGCTGTGACTGTCTGTTTCCTTAAGAACTATTTCTGTGCACAGGAAGCTTCTGTTTCATAGTTCAGTAGCTCCGCTTTGGTTAACAAGACCGTAAATGGGAGGTGGGGGAGTTCCAGGCAAGGCTCTTCAATGCGACCCGATGTTATCTCGGAGCCCAGTGCTTTCACTGAATGCCAGACCAAGCATAAAGTTCTGTGAATTTGGGCGCTGCCCTTTCCTTGTGGACCTAGGTCCCAATCTGGAGCAGATTGAAGTCATCAGTCTTTGGAACTCTCCTCCATATGATGGGTTTGGGGTTTTCAGTTTCGTAGaggcatagagcatggaaacaggcccttcagcccatctcagCCCATGCCTATCAAGTTGCCCATCTAAACTTATCTCATTTgcccatttggctcatatccctcaaaacccttcctatccatgtacctgtccaagtgccttttaaattctgttatagtacctaccttaactacctcctggcagcttgttccatataatcaccaccatctgagtgaaaaagttgccccttgggctctattaaatcttgcacctttcatcttaaacttatgtcctctggttcttgatttccctaccctgggtaaaagtttctgtacattcaccccatctattcccctcatgattttacccacttctataaaatcaccccagcctctcctgcgttccaaggaatacagtcttagcctgcccaaacggcggcacggtggcgcagcggtagagttgctgccttacagcgaatgcagcgccggagactcagattcgatcctgactacgggcgccgtctgtacggagtttgtacgttctccccgtgacctgcgtgggttttctccgggatcttcggtttcctcccacactccaaagacgtacaggtatgtaggttaattgactgggtaaatgtaaaaattgtccctagtgtatgtaggatagtgttaatgtgcggggatcgctgggcggcgcggactcggtgggccgaagggcctgtttccgcgctgtatctctaaatctaaaagaaatctATAGCTCacccctcaagttctggcaacatccttgtaaatctttactttacttcagactgtatagatacagtgtggaacaggccgttcagcccaccaaatctacgccgaccagtgaccaccccatacattcgcactattctacacacaagggacaatttacaatcttacagacgccaattaaccgataaacctgtatgtctttgggatgtggggggagaccgaagcacctggaagaaacccacacgatcacagggagaacgtacaaactccatacacacagcacccaaggtttaGATCAAacgcaggtccctggcgctgtgaggcagcaactctactacttctctgcattctttccaatctttgcaTTCTCTCCAGAATCTAATAGTCACAACCCCATGCTACAAACTACCTCTAATTCATCCTAATTAATGAGCCAATTagtttttagactttactttagattttagagatacagcatggaaactggcccttcgacccaccgagtctgcgccaaccagcaatcacacagtacactagcactatcttacatgcctgtgcaatttacagaagccaattagcctacaaacctgcacatctttggagtgtgggaggaaaccggagcacccggagaaaacccaagcgatcacaacgagaatgtacaaactccgtacagacagtgcccatagtcaggatcgaacccgggtctcaggcgctgtgaggcaacagctctaccactgcgccactgtgccatccagtcATTAGACCACAAGATACTCAGATAGTGAGAGTCGTTGTGGAATTCAAATGCAAGGCCTGTCTGGAATGACTAGACCACTTTCATGTCTTGTCACTTGTTAGTAAATTCTGAGAGACTTAACCCTGTGTTTGTAAGTCACAAAACAGGTTCATTGTCGAGCACAGGGGGAAAAGCGGTCACTTTCTGTTTGTGCTACACCCaagatttgggcggcacggtagcgcagcggtagagttgctgctttacagcgaatgcagcgccggagattcaggttcgatcctgactacgggtgctgcactgtaaggagtttgtacgttctccccgtgacctgcgtgggttttctccgagatcttcggtttcctcccacactccaaagacgtacaggtatgtaggttaattggctgggtaaatgtaaaaattgtccctagtgggtgtaggatagtgttaatgtacggggatcgctgggcggcacggacttggtgggccgaaaaggcctgtttccggctgtatatatatgatatgatatgatatgataccagaCAGAATTACACATAGTGATCTTAGGGGAAATTGCACAATGTTCTTAAAAGGGAAATGCAAAAAACATAGCATAACAATAACATGAACTAAACTTCTGCCAACAGTACACTGGCAACACCTGGGCCATGCTATTCAGCTCAGTTCAAATATTCCTTTCCCCGTGTATACTAAACATTGCTCAATGTTATGTTTGATCCTTTTGAGCTGCAGAATCCACAGACTGTCCCTCAGTAGTTTCTACTGCTGCAGTATGACCGACCCTCCCCTCTGCCTCATATCCCAATGATGAAATTCTCACTCACAATTAGAATTAAtttcctttaaaaaggagatgagaaggaatttctttcgtcagagggtggtgaatctgtggaaataaagaattcattttatcgggatgcatcacagcacggtttgggaacagatccatccaagaccttaagtaattgcagagaattgtggacgcagcccagaccatcacgtaaatcaacctcccttccattgactccatttacatttcatgctgcctcggcaagggcaccagcataatcaaggatgagtcgcaccctggccactccttcttctcccatcaggcaaaaaggtatagaaatgtgaaaacgcggaatggaagggaggttggtttgtatgatggtctgggctgtgtctacaattctctgcaatttcttgcggtcttggattgaGGTATTGCCATTGATAGGCCTGGCCTAACTGGCGAAGGAGCCTGGGGCGGCTCCGCTCTCCTTTAAGGGGCAACCAGGTGCCCACTTGATGCCCATCACTCAACCCTGAAGTGCCCAGTCAAGGCTTGAAGCCAAATACCCTGAAAAGGAAAGGCATGATAACTCTGTTAACCTTGTGCCTTACTGGAGAAAATGCTGATAATCTCACTCCAAAACCTTCAGAATAAGGAAAAGAACAATACGTGCATTGAGGCAGAGAAAGAGATTCTGGATCCTGCATTCTTAAGATATCTTGTAACACATTCTATTATACTAAGGACTGTTTCTCTGCAACACAATGGCATAGGACGCTGTGTATCTATTATATCTGATCCAAAAGTGATAGCAATGTTCTCCTTAACTGCATACAACCCACTTACAGATGCACAATGTAATTGGATAGACCTATAAAGAACATTCCATTGTAGAACAACAAATGCCGATGAGCAATAAAGAAGCAGAACTGTTTATTCATTCCAAAGTAATATTTTTCAGGTGATCCTGAATTTAAATGGtaagtttaaaacagcatctgataGAGTTGAATTCATCATTGACGGATGGCATTGAAAGGACTGGCAGAAATAAAGGGCTGTGAGGGTATCATGGGAAAATAGAAGTATGACATTATAATCAGATCAGCTGTAAccttattaaatggcagaacagCCCTTCGAGTGACCTATTTCTGTTCCTAATTCatttgtttgtattttttttgtatgCCTACTCAATATCTAAATCTACCgtagctggtttagtttagtttagatttacagcaAGGAAAAAGGCCCGGAAACAGGAAACAGTTGCCTTTTTTAATATCAAATGGTGTCACATTTTATTTAGTTAAAAGGGGGGTTTCAGGGCTGTtctcatagaagtatataaaattatgaaaggcatattatgagatggtcagaaccttttatcTCAGGGTGGAAAAAAGACCAGATGGCATAGTTTTTAGGGGCAAAATTTAGAGGGGGATGTacaggacaagttttttacacaaaggttggtgggtgtcccTTGCCCTAGTTATTCTGTATGCCAGGATCTCCTTCTAATGTAATAGCCCACCTCTCTCTATTACAGGTGCCAATACCTCATGAGTTGAAAGCCATTTCTGCTACACCACCTTTGGACCACACATTCAACTCTCTTAACTCAGTGGCCCCACGCCAAATTGCAACGATTGTCAGATGGTTATCCTGAGATTGTTACTCAAGGTGCTACagcggttgagctgctgccttacagcgccagagacacaggtgcgatcctgacgatggataatgtctgtacggagtttgcacctctctctgtgaccgcatggattttctctgggttctacaatttccccccacattccaaagacgtgcaggtttgcaggttaattggcttctgtaaattatccttcgggtgtagaatagaactagtgtatgtgtgctggttggtgcggactcggtggaatgaatggcctgtttccatgctgtatctctacactaaactgtgGCTCGACTATTTAATGTGGACCCTATCTGCAGCAGATCCTCCTTCTTTGTCTTACCGACCTCATTGGTCTGTCACAGGCATCCCATTCCCAAGTTTAACTCAAAGGCTAATGAAAAAACTCCACTCGCCTCTATAACTAGAAGCCTTTATATTAACCGCAGAATAGCATCAGCCGACAGTAGTGAAATCTATTCTGCCTAAACTGTTCTGGTTAAGCTTACCAACTTTAATTCCTCCAGAGCAAGACTGCTTTACATTTGACGTTGGTTAAAGGACGAAAAGCATATGAGAAAGTGAGTGACTTAGGGTCAATTTCCATGCACAGTATGCAAATCTCAACAGGTGGTTATGCAATTTCTATTCGCTGGTCGTCTGAACATTTGCTTTGCTTTCTATTTTTACGTTTACAAGAAAGCTATTATAACTCTGAAAACAGGAACTTTTAAGAAGTATATTCTCATGAGAAATATTTTTTATAACCAGACCTATCTTGTAAGCCATTCTGCAGGAACCTTGCGCTGGAAGCATGCATTATTGCAGCAAAATATTAGTAATTATTTTACCAAGAATGATCAGCTGTAGTATTTTTgtagttcattgtcacagaaggctgtgttatttttggaattcattgtcacagtaagtcaatggatatttttaaggcagagattgataaattcttgattagacaatagacaatagacaataggtgcaggagtaggccattcggcccttcgagccagcaccgccattcaatgtgattatggctgatcattctcaatcagtaccccattcctgccttctccccattccccctgactccgctatccttaagagctctatctagctctctcttgaatgcattcagagaattggcctccactgccttctgaggcagagaattccacagattgacaactctctgactgaaaaagtttttcctcatctccgttctaaatggcctaccccttattcttaaactgtggccccttgttctggactcccccaacattgggaacatgtttcctgcttctaacatgtccaaccccttaataatcttatacgtttcaataagatcccctctcatccttctaaattccagtgtatacaagctccttcaacatatgacagtctttcaacatatgacagtcccgccattccgtgaattaacctagtaaacctacgctgcacgccctcaatagcaagaatatccttcctcaaatttggagaccaaaactgcacacagtactccaggtgcggtctcactagggctctcattagaatgggtgtcagggattatgaggagaaggcagtagaatgggatagagagggaaagatagatcagccatgattgaatggcgaagtagacttgatgggccgaatggcctaattctgttcctatcacttgtgattaaGGTAATTAAGATAATATATAAGGTAATTGCACACTTATTTTTGAAATGGCCTGCTTAATGTCTTTTAACTCCCGTTTGTCAAGTTCATCGTGGTTTATAATCAACGAAAATCTATTCAAATGTAGTCATTGTTATA
This Rhinoraja longicauda isolate Sanriku21f chromosome 25, sRhiLon1.1, whole genome shotgun sequence DNA region includes the following protein-coding sequences:
- the tmem119b gene encoding transmembrane protein 119b → MAVWLVLWQLVLANMCLCAPMTPNVPDVRTPSSAEASGSYESAVTSTEEPFSTVRSSDIDTTDAALTSTLAVTASKSAHIGTVVKEFIMQYLTFIIIAAVALVLLLVLVCTVIFTRLSKGSAYYPSSYPTKKYVDKQDKRGSGKNFEEVAGTVGEEPKEDMVNTSEQLQSDILSASHNLKKKGPSKGNEKKAGKGESPQEAGKEGGNSTAPDSATNAEGPLTGGMESNSAKAPEGDRQEEEEEQPTGKEEQKGDGQAVGKGKRENEEVGKDKMEMETGAVPGTISIEPSSSEMRDKFPQAPGEQLVAGTDQSNTLDGAAGQELNKVKYAQLTLYDASSVAEPSADYSKDLEGTPLISKSNGAPNDNRAF